The Apteryx mantelli isolate bAptMan1 unplaced genomic scaffold, bAptMan1.hap1 HAP1_SCAFFOLD_20, whole genome shotgun sequence genome contains the following window.
gtgctcacttcggGTTGGGCAAgcagaatcccacctcctgtgtgtttgtggagttcatgggatgGATCTGaaacccactccagcccagggagctgggccagcatgagatgcccagattgactcatctgtatCAATatctgaaccatgggtaaacgagctcccttcttgtccccatctgggtgtcctgcctagttaagagatggacatagtagcttccagagtgggacatttccacctttcatagataggcaccctctgatgaaataaactgcaatgttggaatcagtctctctgcattctttagaaaaggacaataggtgattatttcagtctacttcagagaacatttcccaggaggagggagcacaagggacagagaaattcacgtcttcagttcagcccctgctcctgagcgggaccaggctcctgggagagggggagctcacagcaacctgacagcactgcccagagacagctgtgtccagaggcagctcctctgcaaagagcagcagggctccaggctctgcctgctgctgctgccatgagatgagagaagacagcgagaagtgaaaggcagtgtggagtgggaggccagaggagagctccttgtgggagaaatctttacagccctttacatggtaagtctttagctgcagggcaatactactgatgttcctggaggggtcttctaaacccatcccaccccatgACTGATAAGTTTTTTAACGTTCGTTCTCCCGACTTCTCCAATGAGGAGcatggggagatgcttcagagcagggattccctgccacactgtcacaaggACAGTGCATCACGGCTACGTCCTTCCACAACTGGTGCAGGGGAGCGAAGCCATGGTGTGCACACatgcctgcccagggctgttgttcagagcagcttccctgtgccccaggctgctgcgtgcctggggcagtgactctgctacctgcagggtcagcactcagccttcgcAGGGAACTCctgacagcactgcagggagaagttctgggtggggtgagagacccccagcaggacaggttcattttcctgttgagagggtactgcatgggtcagggctgctcacagctctagctcaccctcagaacatgtctggaggggtcttttcaagGAAACACTCACtgcaggcttacctgaaagggaaggcactcccctgaggctctgattttgttttatatctttggCAGGGAACAAATCgaaaaggatgttttaggcttagacgactgaaggagagttctgcagtgttactgggagggatcaataggtctgcaaggatcccagaaagtCCCCTCAGCCATCTTTTTACCTGCAGGCAGCACCaatagcacctttgcagctctcatcagtctcatcatgcttagtctcacctgctccttaggtcctgcaaacacagagatgcccctgggcagtgccctttggccacaaggtttccgtagggcagAGCCGAACACCCACATGGtggcatggggtctgtgagcagtggcaggggagagacgtggggacaaaGAACGAGCTCCCactggggacagctccaggcagctgagagatgctcagggagtgctaggaaagtgcccacagaaacactgtggcaggctggcttcaggcaactctcttgtggtgcttccttggagatgtcttcctctgagcaagccaccctttcttttctcctctcccacccaagaGAGCCCTGCCACTGCTCTGAAGGTGAAGGGCTCTAAGACATATTTCATctcctctgcagtcagatttccagaaaagcacagctgcctctctcctgcctcgTGCCCATTTCCACCTGCAAGGCAAAGAGGCTGAGAACgactgccctgggaggacacacGGTCCAGGAGGTGGAATCTGGGGAAggtgcccctctgtctctctctctcctttcttggcagcagggtcacagcgtttctccttgtttccctaccGCTCCTTTCTGCTCTTGTACTTGTGGTCAGCTGGGGGTTCAGCTACAAATTCAGACACCCACCCTGAGGTCTTGTcatggaggtgtctgcatagGGGCGACGTGCCCAAGGCCTGttctcaccccagggtgctgagaAATGCAGTCGGAAGGGCTGGCAAGGAGGtgactctccctttaggagacTTCATTTTCAGGACACATGACTATCATCTTCCAGTGTCCTGCTGAgtttgcgagctgccctccagaagggcacagctccccCCTTGCATCTTGGCAGCattggagagccatttcaagaagctcaggagaTGCTAATGCCACAAAATGCTCCTGAGTGGTTTTGTATgtgtgcagctgaagtgaacccTGCATTTCCTCAGCCAGAATGGGAGTGCTGAGAATTTCCTCAGCTATTGGCACTCACCTcacagagtccttggtgtgatcatGTATGTCAGGAGGAAAGTCCTGTTCTCGCCATCACATCTCCACTCGGAATTGAGAAAGAGAGTagagttagatctgtgctttgaaaccagcctctcgtgatctcatcagagtccagtgtttttttcagaataactTGTGGGTGAAATCATCCTCTGCGTAACACAAGTGCGAGTGcatggcagctgggaacaagatggatggacccagcagcactcctgattctGCACCAAGCCACTGAGAAGCCGTTGGCCTCTCTGGTCTTTATAAGGTTCGTTCTTGCAGCAATACACTCACCAGATGTGATGGCAGATcttaaaaaatctcaaaaaaacaaaacccccaaattgcTAAACCTTTCTGCTGGAGGCCACACTCTTTAGAATTATGTGTGCTTCTGTTAGCAGACCTTTTCCACTAAAGGTGGTTGTCCtctgacatcagagatgtagatgtGACAAACTAGTTGCCAAGTACCCACTGGTGTAAAGCAGGACAAAcccctgctcctcccagcacacGCAACTGAAGCTGAAACTGGGGACCTGAACAAAGGTCTTccggagaaggaaaaaggaaatgcatttgtatttgggggggaagggggggatttctttgaaaaatgggaagtttttctcagagaagtctgtcctaacttgccaatgtcttttcctccttagacagtccccctgtgcccagagggagcgaatgcccaacagcagctccctcaacaagttcctcctcctgccatttgcggatacatgggagctgcagctcttgcacttctcgctcttcctgggtgtctacctggctgccctcctgggcaacggcctcatcatcacagccgtagcctgcgaccaccacctccacacccccatgtacttcttcctcctcaacctctccctccttgttgttggcaccatctccaccactgtccccaaatccatggccaattccctgtgggacaccagggccatttcctacttgggatgtgctgcccacgtctttttctttgtcttctttatgtgtgcagagtattctcttctcacagttatggccTACGACTGCTTTATTGCCATCTGCAGGCCTCTTCACTACGGGACCCTTACGGGCacaagagcttgtgtcaaaatggcagcagctgtttggggcagtggttttctgtattctgtgctgcacactgctaacacattttcaattccactccgCCAAGGCAATGCTgcggaccagttcttctgtgaaatcccccagatcctcaagctctcctgctcagactcctacctcagggaggtTGGGCTTATTGTCATTGGTCTtcgtttattctttgggtgttttgttttcattgtgctgccctatgtgcagatcttcacagctgtgctgaggatcccctctgagcagggatgacgcaaagccttttccatgtgcctgcctcacctggccgtggtctccctgtttgtcagcactgctgtgtttgcctacgtgaagcccccctccatctcctttccagctgtggatctggtgctggctgttctgtactcgatggtgcctccaacactgaaccccctcatctacagcatgagaaacaaggagctcaagaatgcactgaggaaactgattcagccggtactagttcagcagcaatgagatgCCCATCTCTCTTTACAAGGAGTTCCTAATTTATCTCAAACAACTCCTATGCTTTGGACTTTCTCTGTGTGATAATTATGTTTgtacagaagtgtttgaattcatcccacttctccagaggtgcaaATCAtgtctgtctgactgagatgcctactgtaaatgtgtctgtcactgtgtgagacctggctttgctctaataaaaggggatttcctcagtgcagtgcttgaaggttgggctctccttccaaagctggagtcaaaaatgtgctcaaggactttacaCCCTGAAAGACTCTGTTGCTTTTCCGGCACTCTGCATGCgctcaaggccatgagctcctaggtgatgtgttagggaatgagggtgggtgggtgcccagtgctcctggaggtggtgaacggtcaagcagtatctcccatatgacagggttggagactgatgcctgtccttctcaaagggagtatggattcccccaggagagcacagggcatctccaagggcatcatgtgcctcggggtgggcagtgaatggagcttcacaaaatgaagtggagtcacccaaaggtaaagcgaTAAACCattgaatgtccaggctagtgctGACAGGCACAGCAGCTTTAGAggggacaggggtgtgtgtgtcagctgccccatcagcttccaagctgggactggccacagtggcacaaggacacacaGGACAGTGTCACTCTGTGCCCCTTGTTCtgccatctgaacatgaggagtccaacccccctgctcaagcagggtcacctagagcatattgcacaggattgcatccaggtgggttttgaatatctccagagaaggagactccacaacctctctgggcaacctgttccagtgctctgtcaccctcacagtggaaagtatttcctcatgtcaACCGTTTCTGGCCCTGGCCGcgcaccccaggtttctgggtGCATTTTTctgcatgtccagctccttcctgctgggctcagtgcctgtactgaggggaacagccagcgctgcctggcctctctcccagcccaAACCCCAGTAGACCCTGGGGGATGGCTGTGTGCCAACCGCCGTGTGGgacatggctggggctggagaggggccaGGTCCCGGGGGAgggtgccaaagcaggagggctgtggggagaCGGGTCACCGAGGGCTGTcgtggggaccatgccagggggtcGTTTCCCCATCCCTGAACACACCCTGCcgtgtgtgatgcctgcacagtggggccgtggggatgTGTGTGGGTGCaaggacagggcacagatggaagctgcgatgctcctcaccgctccactgcaaaagagaaactcccaggagagctctcccagccctgccccacgagctcttgtgcctgttccagccaggccagagcagaggccgaggaccaagaggtccctcaggcaaaatgggggccagccttgtggagctggcccggagcacctcaggacaggcagagtgccctccttgtatgtccccgtcctgctgggagggtggcacaggCACCATGGAAATGTCCTGTTTCTGCCTGGTGTCAGTgcgggacttttgcatgtgagatgaacgcgACAGCCGCTGCTCTGTAGAAATACCGGCCACCGCCCCtcgctgaagtccccactgtttcctgcccctgccctgctaacctgccgccacccccacgctgccccatctcccatcccctctccccacactgcagggaccagtgatgcagcaggacctggcacagccctgcagccgctgcctggcccccggccctccccagctcctcctcaaacatgacatccatcttcaaaaaggacaagaaagaggatctggggaaggacctgggggttgcggtggatatcaagttgacaagaagtcagcaaggtgctcttgtagcaaagatggccaccgttaccctggcttgtattagtaagaaagcaggcagcagggcaagtggagtgggacactggaaatatccttgGCAGCCTcgaccaaaaaggagcaaaataaagaaaaggcagaactggcagactacccataCTGGAGACAGCGGTATGATCAacccaggtactgcagacattttaaaacaaccccccaaaaatagcatttctgccagtggccaagtggctggagccagatttgcccagacttgctcacaggggagagctccagggggacttctgatttactctacttctaatagcatggccaagaatatgattatgcaggggtagaacatATTTTTGCTAGtccaactttttaattaaagcattagggctcatgctcaagcacaccaatgtggggggcattggcttttcattggcttccgtggctgcaggatgcagcctgcgtttggtctgaaagagaaaagattagaactgaatgtcctgagagtggctataaactgatgctttctctgctcttcagtgatacttcctctggtcacacctcagtctaccctgaactctatttttccccttgcataatagatcaggactatggagatagagctgagtccagggcaatgccacgctgataatctgggcagcctggggagccccctgagaaaggaaatgtgtgcacgagacctcacagcaaaggcctggctaaaccaagtgacagtgaccctcctgaggtgccaaggatcccaagccccaaaCAACGGGGCTTCATACGGCTTCCTCTGCTCATGGCATGGGTTTGTGACACACCTCACCGTcagagagatggaggaagaaagtagaaaggaatcaaaagagggagaattcaggcctggattcccaccagtaaacatctccaaatacaggtggatttaccccctctctggcaaggctgtttcttccatgaccagcagtacctgggagaaggagggtcttttcctgacatccCTTCATGggttggagggcagcaggatttgagagaccccttccatccaagggggagtttctgggcactcaggcaaagatttcagtctgggaccttcaagtcctgggtggctgaagactataggatgcctccaatgtgtggctcacaagggacctgagtcacatcacagccacccttgaagcaccctcagaaggagatcccataacatctggcctgaacgagacctgcagtattcccgacctttctctgtgcacctaaaactttctttttagctcctcagccctggggagcagtctcagctcctggagtgctggggaaggcaccagtgactgccagccctgccactacacccagaattactttgtattgaactaaaccaagtccccagggtgctgcctgcagccgactggatgggcacagatgggacctggccattcctcttcctccaaagcatgttgcttgaggaagtgctggaagaagaggcttggtgggatcctcatagccctgcactgcctggggctgtgataacgccctgcagttcctaggccaggtgcttgtggacaagcaggcagcagggcttatgggagtccatcaggaggatgccctccagttgggcagggagacctcaggctcttgtcatcctgcaggagagcagctagtcactcagaggactggggggaaggagggataggtcccatggctcgtgaggtgaaggtgctgacgggtgcctgtggccagggcactgctacctcctaggccctctgccagctcctgggaagccactgcagaagcaagccagtcccagagaacaaccttccccacgtTCCTAGGAGCcagtgacagggtcacttctgtgtgagaacatgaccaggagcagggccatggctggggtttgtgcttgtcaggtcccttctgcctgagtgctgataggccagcagcaggcatatgagtggggtaggtgcttttgagatcccttctgcctgagtgctgataggccagcagcaggcacatggcttcgattctggttgtgaggtcacttattcctctggagctgacaggccaacattaggctcttggctcatgtaggttcttgtgatgccaccacagtctctggtggtgataggccaggaactggcacatggctggtatgttcattgtgaggtccctgctgcctgagtacttgataggccaaaagtggggacaaggctctgatgctgattgtgaggtcacttccttctctataaattatgtgtcatcagcaggctcttgagtGCTGTAGGCtcaggtaaagtcacctctgtctctgctgctgataggccagaagtgcgtttatggcttcagtgtcgattgtgaggtcccttctgcctgagtcccagataggccagcagcagtttctattttgatgtcattgcatcaagtgcctgcactgaactacaacagctatTTGTAACACTGGGGTCttcttctgtctcagcttcctagtgagtggggttctagttgtagtgggcatctagtgtcctttcagctggccaaggaaatatcccacttggcccccacctgatgctccagaaggatgtgggtctcacagtcgctcaatcagagcaagaagacactggcacatgcctgggaccacctctgtctcttcaactgtcaccaggtgtttgtgtgtgagcaaccggCTCCACATCCTCCAActccagtgattataatttgATTTTAGACATGGAGCTCGCATCCAGAcacctgtgttgtgctcacttcagttttcgcaaggggaatcccacctcctgtgtgtttgtggagttcatgggagggatctgcatcccactgcatcccaggggctatCAGGGGGCTtcaaaacgggcatgagatgcccaaattgactcatctgaatcaacacctgaaccatgggaaaatgagcttccttcttgtcctcttctaggtgtcctgcctagttaagacatgggaatatggctttccagggtgggacatttccacctctcgtacataaccatcctctgatgaaacaagtgacagtacTGTAACTGGTCTCtacattgtttagagagggaccaaaggtgattgattattttggtttacctcagtgaacatttcccagggggaggcagcacaagggacagagcaattcaggacttcagctgggctgcTATtgccgagcagggccaggctcctgggatggtaggagctcatggcaacctgacagcactgcccagagacagctgtgtccaggagcagctcctctgcaaagagcagcagggctccgggcactgcctgctgctgctgacatgagatgaggcacgacagcgagaagtgaaaggcagtgtgaagtgggaggacggctgacagttcattgtgggagaaatcttcacagccctgaacatggtaagtctctggctgcagggcaatgctactgaggttcctggagggctcttctcaacctattccatcccatcactcataagttttctacggattgctctgccagcttctccagtgtgggggaggaggagatgcttcagagcagggattccctgacacaccgtcacagggacagggcatgctgctaccttctcccaaggacagctgcagggctgtgaagctgggacgtgcacacaggtctgcccagggctgtgattcacagccgtgtccttgcagcacagagggAAGTGAAAAAAGggttcttgaaagggaaggagctttccttgcagggctttcagtttcctaatttgggcagggaggaaaaacgacagagtttgctggtttgtcaagggactgggactcacaaaccttcactctcagagctcaataggtctgtgaaaaaggtcagcaaaccccttcaaccccacctccacctacagcaacaccagcagcaccttcatggcttcctcagggtttatgtgacctgctccttaggacctgcaagcacagagatgcccctgcccaggtctcagtcctggaaggtttctttagggcagacctgaacacacagagggtgggacagagcCTGTGAGCGCCGACAGGGAaatgatgttgggacagagaaagctccatgcagcagggacacctccaggcagcagagagaggcagggaagaagagggaattgctaacagaaaaatcatggactgatggatttgggcaagtcatggtcagtccctgcaatgcagacaccttcctctgagcaagctccccctgtgtctcctctcccacccagctgaccctctgccctgacagccctggggtccagggcatgagctgcctcctctgcagccagacctccagcagaggagaggggcatctctcctgctttgGGCCCAGTTTgcgctgcccgacaaaggggctgagagcgactgccctgtgaTGTTGCTGGCTCCGAGgctgcatgcccagctgggtaaggggaaggctttcctgagtgcctgtctgcctctctctccttgcctcccttggcagcaggatcatggtgttgctccttgtttcccctcctctccatgatgctcctgttcttctctcgggctccctggggttggtgggttttcagctgcagttcagacaccgatgctgcaagttgtggaacagaggggtctgcacgaTGATGAGGTTCCCCAGTCCCCTTCTAACATGTGGagttccagaaaatgcagtctgtggggttgggaaatgagctgactctcccttaaggagagcccatcctcagtcctaacagtcctttgactgtttccctgtggtgtcctgccaggctgcgagctgccctccagaaaggcactgctgtctcatagcacctctgtgttatctgagaggaaaatgaagaaggtgctgagatgctgagagtatggagctggtggtgggaggctgtatatgggcatctgaaaagagccctgtgtgttcttgcctagaaggggagtgtggagagctctctcaggtgcctggagaaagggtgagaaatttggagatctgcactttgaaactggactcgtctgctctcagcaggggctggtttctttttagggcaacatatgaatgCGATCatactccagctcaaagagattCAAGGACAGGACAGCTtggaatgagactaatagtcagacaagctgtcctcactctgcaacaagggactgtgaatccatttttctcaggattcaccgtagaaatgctgagaatttctgcctttgaggaaaactccccaggggtgacagggatatctcaaagaaaattaaaaaatggctgaaactctgttcctcaaactgcattctttagaattgggagtgaagatgctgaaaagcccttccacaagacaagtggatttcacctgacagaaattgtgaatgtcagagctagtcacccccatttccCTGTGCCCaatgctttacagcaggactgactcttgtggagctcatgggcagaggtccctgctcctcacagcacactcagccagtgcaaagaggagctcaagcaagggggctgcacaaagatcctgtccgtaaagagagaggcaatgtgggtgtttgtatgagaactggaacatttggggcatttttacttgaaaagcctctcctaacttctcaatgtcttttcttcttttgacagtccctcatgcccagagatagcaaaatgtccaacagcagctcctacaccgaattcctcctcctggcatttgcggacacgtgggagctacagctcttgcacttctcgctcttcctgggcgtctacctggctgccctcctgggcaatggcctcatcatcacagctgtagcctgtgaccaccacctccacacccccatgtacttcttcctcctcaacctttccttcctcgaccttggctccatctccatcactgtccccaaatccatggccaattctctgagggacaccagggccatttcctactcagaatgtgctgttcaagtctttctatttttgttcttgttaggaggagagtattgtcttctcactgtcatggcctatgaccgctttgttgccatttgcaaacccctgcactatgggaccatcatgggcagcagagcttgtgtccaaatggcagcagctgcttggggcagtggttttctcaatgctctcctgcacacagctaacacattttcaataccactttgccaaggcaacacagtggaccagttcttctgtgaaattccccagatcctcaagctctcctgctcagactcctacctcagggaagttgggcttattgcagttactgcctgtttagactttggttgttttgttttcattgtgctgtcctatgtgcagatcttcagtgctgtgctgaggatcccctctgagcagggacgacacaaagccttttccatgtgcctccctcacctggccgtggtctccctgtttgtcagcacctcattttttgcctacctgaagcccccctccctctcctccccagctctggatctgctggtggctgttctgtacgcagtggtgcctccagcagtgaaccctctcatctacagcatgaggaacaaggagctcaaagatgccctgaggaaagtgatttcatggacatttttcagcagtggcaaaattgcctttgctccCCACAAGTGATTCCCACTGTGTcctataccaggactgagctttcttcgttcactttatttttattattactgttattaatgaTGTTATTATTAtgtgttatcatgttgctacacaaatgtttagattccttcctcttttcctgagactgctctgtctcacctggtacccacataaaattgtgtctaacgctgcatcagagctgattccttcacagtatctttgtaataaagcaGGTTCCTCCTGGTGcactgcctgaaggctgggctcttcctccaaagctgctgtccctcacaccctgtccccagcacatgtccttgacaGACagtctcccccaccctgcatgctggttcTTACTGCAAAAGAAACCCCTagacagggctccacacccagctgggggactgggcatccagctgtgagccctgggaggatgagtcctctcctgggtcctctgcagggctggcagcgagcatgcaggggaggtcctggggccatctactgggcctctagaccatcttcctcccatgggagccctcaagcagggtgcctcagggcaaagatgcagcccagcttgttgttgcatgaacagagagagAAACTGCCCccggaaactcctcccagacccagcccctcataccagccatttccagcactggccattgcccatggtgctggtgaggggtgatctttgaatgtgaccagctagctctgcctgctgggctcagcacttccttgggggaggggggggaatatcCAGTCCTGCCTGGGCTCTCtgtgggcccagaccccagcacatggtgtTCTTCTAACCCCGCAAGGACAGGAGCTGAGGACTGGTGGGACGATGCTGGGCAGGGGCCTAtgggggccagggcaccaaggctgtgcttggaggtgaggctatgattgtccttggtcagcatagatgggatggtctggccaGGGACCAAGGGCAGGAGAAGAcaggagacaacaagcagaatatacagcaaaggaaatttcaaattagttaaaaaaaagaaagaaagaaagaaaaaaatagtaaccatgtgagttgagcagcactggggcaggggccaggagatctttaaaaactctcctgcagaAGGCAAATTACCGacttgatctaactgtaaagttaggcagctcagagcagatca
Protein-coding sequences here:
- the LOC136996031 gene encoding olfactory receptor 14A16-like; its protein translation is MSNSSSYTEFLLLAFADTWELQLLHFSLFLGVYLAALLGNGLIITAVACDHHLHTPMYFFLLNLSFLDLGSISITVPKSMANSLRDTRAISYSECAVQVFLFLFLLGGEYCLLTVMAYDRFVAICKPLHYGTIMGSRACVQMAAAAWGSGFLNALLHTANTFSIPLCQGNTVDQFFCEIPQILKLSCSDSYLREVGLIAVTACLDFGCFVFIVLSYVQIFSAVLRIPSEQGRHKAFSMCLPHLAVVSLFVSTSFFAYLKPPSLSSPALDLLVAVLYAVVPPAVNPLIYSMRNKELKDALRKVISWTFFSSGKIAFAPHK